TTTACACTCGCCATCAGCTCCAGCAGAGAACGAATCCCGAGAGGATCAAGGCCGAGGAACGGCTCATCGATAATGTACAGGCTCGGCTGAACGAGGAAGGCGCTCATAATCATGACCTTCTGCTTCATCCCCTTGGATAAGTGCGCGGAGAGTCGGTTCGCATAGGCGGTCATCTGAAATTGCTCGAGCAGCTGCGGTGCCCTTCCCTCGAAGTCGGTCGGTGAGAGGCCGTAAGCCATTGCCGCCATCTCCAGATGCTCCTTCACGGTCAGCTCCTCGTACAGCAGGGGGGTCTCCGGTACGTACGCATACGTTCTGCGGTAAGCGCCGGCGTTGTCCTCGAGCTGGATACCGGACAATCGCACGGTACCCGAGTGTGGCTTCATTAGTCCAAGGATGTGCTTGATCGTGGTGCTCTTGCCTGCGCCATTCAGACCGATGAGACCGATCATCTCGCCGGGATGGACGGTGAAGCTTATGTCATGCAGTACCGGCTTTTGACGGCTATAGCCTCCTGTGAGCTGCTCTACTTCTAATAATGGATTCATGGTTTCACCTCAATTTCCATTTTACCTTGTTTTTGTGCAGAGGAGAAATATGTCTGTAATTCGAGCTTGCGTATTCATAATGGTTGTGCTATATTATGTTCCTCGGCCGACGAGGTCGAATGATGTTGAGAAAAGTAAAAATAACACTTGCATTCTTACACGGAAGTGTGGTACATTACTTTTCGCTGTCCGATACAAACGAGTTCGAAATAAAACGAACCGAATGTTGAGAAAAAATAGTGCTTGCAATGACGGTCGCGAATGTGGTATAGTAATTCTCGCTGTCACGCAAGACAAGCTATTGAGAAGCGGACAAGCAGTCAATATAATTGCCCTTTGAAAACTGAACAATGAGTGAGTGCTTTAAATGAGATCTTAGGATCTCAGCTAGCTTTGAATGAGCAAGTCGACTCGAAATAAACGTTAGTGAGGAACTTGATTGCAAAGTCGAGTTAGGAACTAACGAGACCTTGAGGAGAGTTTGATCCCCGATCAAACTCGTAAATATCGAGGAACTATATTGGAGAGTTTGATCACCGATCAATCTCGAAATTGTAGCTATAATGGAGAGTTTGATCCTGGCTCAGGACGAACGCTGGCGGCGTGCCTAATACATGCAAGTCGAGCGGACCCTTCGGGGTTAGCGGCGGACGGGTGAGTAACACGTAGGTAACCTGCCTGTAAGATCGGAATAACTACCGGAAACGGTAGCTAAGGCCGGATAGCTGTTTTTCCCGCATGGGAGAATCATGAAACACGGTGCAAGCTGTGGCTTACAGATGGACCTGCGGCGCATTAGCTAGTTGGTGGGGTAACGGCCTACCAAGGCGACGATGCGTAGCCGACCTGAGAGGGTGATCGGCCACACTGGGACTGAGACACGGCCCAGACTCCTACGGGAGGCAGCAGTAGGGAATCTTCCGCAATGGACGAAAGTCTGACGGAGCAACGCCGCGTGAGTGATGAAGGTTTTCGGATCGTAAAGCTCTGTTGCCAGGGAAGAACGGCTTGGGGAGTAACTGCCCTGGGCATGACGGTACCTGAGAAGAAAGCCCCGGCTAACTACGTGCCAGCAGCCGCGGTAATACGTAGGGGGCAAGCGTTGTCCGGAATTATTGGGCGTAAAGCGCGCGCAGGCGGTCTTTTAAGTTTGGTGTTTAATCCCGAGGCTCAACCTCGGTTCGCACTGAAAACTGGGAGACTGGAGTGCAGGAGAGGAAAGCGGAATTCCACGTGTAGCGGTGAAATGCGTAGAGATGTGGAGGAACACCAGTGGCGAAGGCGGCTTTCTGGACTGTAACTGACGCTGAGGCGCGAAAGCGTGGGGAGCAAACAGGATTAGATACCCTGGTAGTCCACGCCGTAAACGATGAGTGCTAGGTGTTAGGGGTTTCGATACCCTTGGTGCCGAAGTAAACACAGTAAGCACTCCGCCTGGGGAGTACGCTCGCAAGAGTGAAACTCAAAGGAATTGACGGGGACCCGCACAAGCAGTGGAGTATGTGGTTTAATTCGAAGCAACGCGAAGAACCTTACCAGGTCTTGACATCCCTCTGAATCCTCTAGAGATAGGGGCGGCCTTCGGGACAGAGGAGACAGGTGGTGCATGGTTGTCGTCAGCTCGTGTCGTGAGATGTTGGGTTAAGTCCCGCAACGAGCGCAACCCTTGACTTTAGTTGCCAGCATTGAGTTGGGCACTCTAGAGTGACTGCCGGTGACAAACCGGAGGAAGGTGGGGATGACGTCAAATCATCATGCCCCTTATGACCTGGGCTACACACGTACTACAATGGCCGGTACAACGGGAAGCGAAGTCGCGAGATGGAGCGAATCTTTAGAAGCCGGTCTCAGTTCGGATTGCAGGCTGCAACTCGCCTGCATGAAGTCGGAATTGCTAGTAATCGCGGATCAGCATGCCGCGGTGAATACGTTCCCGGGTCTTGTACACACCGCCCGTCACACCACGAGAGTTTACAACACCCGAAGTCGGTAGGGTAACCGCAAGGAGCCAGCCGCCGAAGGTGGGGTAGATGATTGGGGTGAAGTCGTAACAAGGTAGCCGTATCGGAAGGTGCGGCTGGATCACCTCCTTTCTATGGAGTCCATGTCACCTGTAGGGTGACGGACAAATCTTAAATCGCAGTACGTATGTGCTGCGTGATTACTTGACAACTGAGTTCGATGTAATTCGAACTAACAGTTGCAAGAGGGCACTCACTCATGTTCAGTTTTGAAAGGTGCAAGCCTTTCTTTAATACTTGACAACTGCATTCACCTTTATTGTGAATGAACAGTTGCAAGGTTTCTGGTTGATAACTGCATTCGCCTGAAAATGCGAATGAACAGTTACAACGTTCTGCTTGACAACTGCATTTGCGAAGTAACGCAAATGAACAGTTGCAAGGTTGCTCCTTGAAAACTGGATAACGAAACGAAAGCAATAACGCTGAACATCCGCTAAGCTGCGCAAGCAGCAAAGCAGCGATGATGATCTTTTAGCTACTAGCGAGTATTTCTATTTTTAAGCGACATTTGTGCGAAGCGCAACCGGAGCGACAAAATAGAAACGACG
Above is a genomic segment from Paenibacillus sp. YYML68 containing:
- a CDS encoding ABC transporter ATP-binding protein yields the protein MNPLLEVEQLTGGYSRQKPVLHDISFTVHPGEMIGLIGLNGAGKSTTIKHILGLMKPHSGTVRLSGIQLEDNAGAYRRTYAYVPETPLLYEELTVKEHLEMAAMAYGLSPTDFEGRAPQLLEQFQMTAYANRLSAHLSKGMKQKVMIMSAFLVQPSLYIIDEPFLGLDPLGIRSLLELMASVKRSGAAILISSHILSTIERYGDRYVVLHNGRLKAYGDVDALRLQAKLPGGSLDDVFCTLVTQDGGHP